The following coding sequences are from one Rissa tridactyla isolate bRisTri1 chromosome 14, bRisTri1.patW.cur.20221130, whole genome shotgun sequence window:
- the FUT7 gene encoding alpha-(1,3)-fucosyltransferase 7, whose amino-acid sequence MPRALPLPRPLWGRPSTKAVVTAGVFITTLWKLKFFLNPSEVSGEAPKHTEPLLVLVWKWPSKQVPNISGDVCHELYGIVGCWLTTEQWLLGQANVVVFPHARLQPGRDRLPTERPPGQNWVWVSLESPSNTKALAGWNQTFNWVMTYRQDSDIFIPYGKLVPNQSATVNIPRKTNLVSWVISNYHRTQKRAEVYKNLSRYLHVNIYGKANKKPLCKDCLLPTTSKSKFYLAFENSIHQDYITEKLWRNSLMAGTVPVVLGPPRANYEQFIPADSFIHVDDFSSLAELATFLKTMNSSRYRQFFAWQKRYSVKLYADWRERICTICTVYPSLPRGRVYPNLASWFNT is encoded by the coding sequence ATGCCCCGGGCATTGCCACTGCCACGGCCACTGTGGGGCCGGCCCAGCACGAAGGCAGTGGTCACCGCCGGGGTGTTTATAACCACCCTCTGGAAACTGAAGTTCTTCCTCAACCCCTCCGAGGTCTCCGGAGAAGCCCCCAAGCACACTGAGCCACTGCTGGTCCTGGTGTGGAAATGGCCCTCAAAGCAGGTCCCCAACATCAGCGGGGACGTTTGCCATGAGCTCTACGGCATCGTGGGCTGCTGGCTCACCACGGAGCAGTGGCTCCTGGGCCAGGCAAACGTGGTGGTGTTCCCCCACGCCAGGCTCCAGcctggcagggacaggctgcccaCGGAAAGGCCGCCGGGGCAGAACTGGGTGTGGGTCTCCCTGGAGTCCCCCTCCAACACTAAAGCTCTAGCGGGATGGAACCAGACCTTCAACTGGGTGATGACCTACAGACAGGACTCGGACATCTTCATCCCCTACGGCAAGCTTGTGCCAAACCAGTCAGCCACGGTGAACATCCCCAGAAAGACCAACTTGGTGTCCTGGGTTATCAGCAACTACCACAGGACTCAGAAAAGAGCTGAAGTCTACAAAAACCTCTCCAGGTACCTCCACGTGAACATATAcgggaaagcaaacaaaaagcctctTTGCAAGGACTGTCTCTTGCCAACTACGTCCAAGTCCAAGTTCTACCTGGCCTTCGAGAACTCCATCCACCAGGACTACATCACCGAGAAGCTCTGGAGGAACTCGCTGATGGCCGGCACCGTGCCCgtggtgctggggcctccccgGGCCAACTACGAGCAGTTCATCCCTGCAGACTCCTTCATTCACGTCGACGACTTCAGTTCCCTGGCAGAGCTGGCCACCTTCCTGAAGACGATGAACTCCAGCCGCTACCGGCAGTTCTTTGCCTGGCAGAAGAGGTACAGCGTGAAGCTCTACGCCGACTGGAGGGAGCGCATCTGCACCATCTGCACCGTCTACCCCAGCCTGCCCCGCGGCCGTGTCTATCCCAACCTGGCGAGCTGGTTCAACACCTAG